In Miscanthus floridulus cultivar M001 chromosome 8, ASM1932011v1, whole genome shotgun sequence, the sequence cttggagcgaagcttgcAATGGTGGAGttctcggatgaaggcggtgatgacctcagcttctgtgatgttgggaatagaattcctcatctcggaaaagcgtcGAATGTAGCTGcagaggagctcagatggcttctggttgatgcggttgagatcatgcttggtgcctggctGAGTACACGTAgtcatataattgtcggtgaaggctttttttagctcttcccaggatctgatggagtccagggcaaggctagtaaaccagctcatggcgggtggcgtgagcatgacggggagatagttcaccatgacactagtATCTCCTCCGGCGACGTGAACAACGGTGGCGTAAGCgtgtagccactgtgttggattcatccttcccttgtagggctcgaccccagtgattttgaaatcacggggccactgaagtgtttgaAGTGCCCTCGTAAACGTTggggcccttcggggttgtgGTCAGTGTCGGCCGCAGCGTTGCCGGCGTCGATCGGCTcaagagctgagtctgggtttcTGTACTCCTGCTTGTACTCCTGGCAGCGGCATACTTCGTCTTCACGGTGACCGAAGCGATGTTGCTCGATACGCTGTcgtgcatcccggaggttgctgaggtgcacttgaGCTTCCTGTTCGACCTCCTAATCATGTTGGCAATGGTGTTCGACATGGTGGTCCCCGGCTCTCCCCTAGAGAGGCAGTGACTGGTCAGCGAAacagctttgactggggcggtaaTTGGATCTCGGTGCAGCTGATCGAtgaatcatgctcgtagagcatgaaggtctctgatcctcgtggatttcattaacctgacagtgtgccgctttaagcatggcggcaacCTTGGTGAGCTTAGGCATCTGCGGGAGGCGGGCGAGCTCGTTGGTGGCCACTACCAGATTGGTGCTTAGAGTCTTGAAGGTGTTGTGGCCATCAACATggagaaactcttcatcgaggtcacggtggagcgggagtggccttccttgtgagtcgagctgattatttcgagcagcctcggccctcgcaatggctgcctcattttctcggCGCTGCGTGCGGTTGACGTTCTGGTTCTCATGAGCGACACATTCCTCCTCGGTTTTGCCAatccgaggagggctgtcgacgctgacgttgaagatcacaCCACCCCAGAAGGGTGGGAGATGgagttgcttggtgaaggttttggcgagggtctccgtagagccctaagactcggagcccggattttcctctaggatggtctagagggacgcTTTGGTGCAccggcctatgtgtagcatgttgacggctggcaGAGGCTGGACGAAGAGCTGGTTGGCGAGTGGATGggcgtctcccacctggtcggcgaattttcccctcagggcgtcttggtaagtagcggcaacattggtgagcccgaagggcagagccGTAGCTCCTGGAGTtttccgagcagcctccgatagatttggatcagagggtggtcggcgctaaaccaaagtgtccagggttgattcggcgatggagaggcaatcgacaagcttcagaccgacccgattaatggactcgatcagatcgtcgttgttgatctgcctcctctggtagcgaggaagcggacagcgagttgctgatgaaggcgacctcggaggtggtttcaagattggatctgcagttgcaggtgcggggATGATCGGCGCAGAAACGATCTgcgccggctcgaggagctctctgactccatcagcgttgatgatccaggagatcgatccgaccgtgaagatctggccgggctgcgggagggacgaagagcctgcagaaaaaaccatcttgttcgataaggaaacaacacgtagtcccctacctggcgtgccaactgtcgacagaatatcgtcggcagtcctccgaggggtatcccacgaaggtagattgatcggcagaggagcgtgagatcaagaacaagaagccaacagagacacacgagttagacaggttcaggccgttagtatgatgtaataccctactcccatggtctgttggtttgtattagctatcgtatgatattacatgagtttggagggggtccctgcccgccttatattgtccggggagcagggttacaagtcggttagatctgagagataaccggaaagtaataactgattacatgaatcttggaatcatacatatcctaacatatctcgtagtatcttaaggatatcttccagatgtcttgcggaaggcgccgaccagagtcgtgccccacaaggcttcgtcttgtgggctgggccgcccctgagggcgcaacccatgtggtttGCCGTgtgtatccggggtcataccgaCATATGCCATGAAAAATTCGATATAATCTATATTATTACATCACCACCACATTGTAGAGATAGCCTCATTGTAAAGAAAACTAGCTAGAAGAGGGCATCACACGGTACATATTATCAAATTTATGAAGGCAGCATTGATGCCCTAGAGTTTTGTACAAGCAAATCTGTATAATCTATCTAACTtaatgcatgcatatatgcatGCTGAGCTAGGTTGTTCCTTAATGTCAAGATTACATAGTTGTGAGAATGTCATTTACATGGAAATACATTGTACAGATAAACCAAAAAGAATTAATCATCAGTACAATACAAAGGTATATCAGACAGTTCCATTAACATGTTCCTCGATGATACAAATATACATGCCTCAGATCAATGAAAGCTTGTTTCCTCAGCATGAAAAATTACCAATTAAGTTACACATGCATTTACACGCCCATCTCAACAACACAATTACATGGAACATATATAGGTACATCTCCTCAAAATAGATAATCTTGGAGCATCATCCAACAAGTGATGCACCACAGTAAGATCATCCTGATCAATGACACGTACATATATGCTATATATGTATCTCCGCCATTATATCTGCTCCAGCTAGCTTTACTTATTTTTTTAGCCATTGCACCGGTTAATAGTAATCGCCTGCtttaattttaaatttcactGCAAGTTAATTAAGCACTGGATCGGATGGTTAATCATCAGTGAGCTAGTTACCCGTAGGACAAGTTCCTCGTCTGCTGGCCTCCGCCGATCACTGACGGGCTGCCACCCATGTGCGGCCGCCGCGGTGACGGCCTCTCGAGCTTGACGTCAAAGCCGCCCTTGCTCCCCGTGGAGTCGCCGGACATCATGGGCTTGGCATCGCCGTACacgtcggcgatggagtccatgacgTCGATGCCGGCGGCGTCCATCATCTGCGGCGCCATCTGGAGCTGGTCGACGATGCCCTTGCCGTCCTCGTCGTCGCCCCACATCATCGGGCTCTTGCCGTCGGCGTAAGGGCTGATGGGCCTTTTCTTGGCCAGCGACCCAATGTCGCAGCTGGCGAAGAAGGCCTCCATCGGCCGCTCCATCTGCTGCTGCAGGTCCAGGTGGCCGCCGCCGTACATGTGCAGGTCTTGTAGCGAAGGGAAGCCCATGGACGGGCCCATGTCCTTGAGCGAGCAGACGTCCAGCATCGCCTGGTGGTGGTTACCTAGTAGGGATTTGTACCCTGCCGCTGGGCACGCAGCGACGTCGCCGGCGGCGATAGTCTGGTAGGCTTTCTCCAGGATGGACTGCATGTACTTCCCCTGGGCTTCGATCCTCATCTGGAGGTGCCTTTGCACCTGCATGTTCATCAGTTCATGCATGCACCACTTGGTCAGCACAACATGCATGTGAAGGACATTACCAAGGTATATGGTAGCAGTGGCGGTAATATAAGCTTCCTAAGAATGTTCATGATGGATGTGTAAAGTTAATGCATGCATGGTCATGAGTAACATGGTAAGGGCACAAAAAGTGGAGTTAAGTAAACTTCCTCGTATACTTCAAAAAGAAGATCTCAAGCTTCCTGAGAATTTCATGCATGTGCTTTAGGAGTAGTTTGCATTCTCGATTACCTCTAGTTGCTCATGTAGCCTTCTCTGAACTTCCATTTGCATCCTGATAGCCTCATTCATGTGCACGCTGCGGCTGAAATCATGCAAGATCCACAAAAGGAAACCGTCAGGAGCAAAAATATATCGGAGCGAGAAAAGCATAAATTTTGTTTCTAGAGATGGAAAAAAAGAACTTTATTGAGATGATGGAGTGCGCATAAAGTAATTCTTCACATAGCTAGTTAGCTATTATGAAATAAACTTACTCGTTCATGCTTCTTCCCATCATGCCTGAAGAAGAGGCAGCGTTCCGTTGCATCTCCATTGCTGCGGCGGCTGCGTTAATTTGAAGAGATTAAATTAATGTTAACTGTACGGTAGCCAGCATGCACATATGCAGCTACATAGGTAAGTGATGAACGAACACATAGGCTATATGAATGTGTATGTATTTACAGATGATAATATCCAAGCATATAAAAATGGTAGCTAGGATGCAGGTTGAAAGGCAGGTGACCAGGTCAGTTGTTATTAGTAATATATATACTTGATATTCTTCACAATTGAATTGCGAATCtttgtatatatatagtataacTGTGCAGCAGGGAAATTTGATGTCTTGGCCGGTGAAGCTAGCTTGGCCTTACCATCCTTAACTGAGTGCTCGTTGAAGTCCTTGTGCGGCTGCTTCCCTAACCTGAATTTCTGCCCACAATAAAAAAgatcaaacaaacaaacaaagttATATACACTGGCGGAGCCACCCTAGCGGCGGGGTGGGGCGGCCGCCCCAGCTACCGGCGAGCTCGTCCCAGACCCCTGGACCCCCGCTTCTTCCTTAAACTCAGGTCCCCGGCGGCGAGGAGTCGCAAGCACGAGCAGAGCGACCTGCGCGATGCTGCACGGAGGAAGAAACCGGAAGATGGGCTTTTTTCTTCACATTGTTCAGCCCAATAGAGGTGAGAGGCCCGCCCACCTCGCACACTGCTTCCCTAAGCCCAATTGGCAACCGGTGGATTCGTTCCCCAATTCCCCAATTTGCAGCGACGCACCGACGCCCTAGGCGAGGTCGCGACTCGCGAGGAGTTGGTCGCCGCCCGCCGCCCACTGGCTAACAGGGCACCGCGCCACACAGACGCGGAGTGCCAGAGCGGCCACTCGCCCGCCACCACCCGCCGCTCGACACACCGGCTCGCCACCAGGCCCGCCCGGCGCCGCCCGGCGTCCCCGCCCGCCTCCTAGCGCTGTTGGCTTCTACTGCTCTGCTCCgatggagggaggagaggaggaggtccatcacGAGGAGGGTGAAGGTGTATATGGATTAAGTGATCAAGAACTTTTAGTTTATTCTTCAAATTTGAGGTATGTGAACATACCATTTGTGATTGCAGCGTTTTTGTAATAATTGGGGTGATTGTAGTATGTGAATTTTGTGTGATTGTAGTATGTTAATAAGGTGCGATGTGAATGCGGTGCCTTTTGGTTTCTTTTGTCGTTGCAATTCGCCCCAGCTATAATTTTTTCCTGGCTCCGTCATTGGTTATATATATGTATCAGAAGCAGAAATATATATACAGGAAGGAAGTAGCAGGTAGCTGCAGAGGAAACCTAACCCTAACTACCTGAAGATGGCTCTTGAGGTGGTAGAGAGTAAGCCCCTTCACTCCCATGACCCTCATGATGGTCTTTGGAGTCGCCTCTGCGTGAGAAAAGAACGAAATCAGAACCTGAACGACCTGACAAAGCCAAAGGGGAGATCGACTCGAGCTACGTGTACATACTGTCGGGGCCACCGAGCTGCGTGACGGCGTCGACGAAGCGCTCATGGAGCTCGACGGTCCACCGGAGGCGGGGCTTGGGGTCGGTGGTGAGGACGAGGCCCGACCCCGAGTCGCCCTGCACGCACATCGCCTGCCTATCATTTGAGCTcacggcagcagcggcagcggcagcggcgctaCTAGTGGCCTTCTTGGAAGGGAACATTCTATCTATTCTCCCTCTCCCACGCacctcctctccttctctctctagaGAGATCTCCCAATGGAATTAATTCTGTCTCCTCTCTCCGCAGCAGCAGCACAGGGTGTGGTGCGTGTGTGTACTGGTGTGGGATTGGGGACGAGAGATTCAAGAACAAGGAATAGGGTTCGCGGGGCGCGGAGAACGAGGACCAGGCCTTGCCCTTGTGGTGCTGCTTCTGCTGCCTCGATTGCTAGCTTCTTCTTGTGTGCTGAGGAGGGCCGGGCTGGGGGTGGTTCCTTTCTTTCTCTAGCTGCTTTCTCTCTCTTGGCCTTGGGGTCGCGTCGCGCGCTTTAGTTTCCTCTCGCTCCatcttttctctctcctccccgtctctctttctttctttctttccattTTGCTTTCTCGATCTCTCTAGGAGTCTTCTCCTACACAAAGCTCATGGTGTGTGTGATATTCTATCCAGCTGCCCCAGGCCAGATCGGAGGAAAACAAAGCCACCCGCCGCCGTACCCAACTCGAAGGCTCCCCTCGGTCTCTAGCTAGCTCCTTTAATTCAATTCTCGGCACAAAAGATGAGAGGCAAGTCTTTTTTGAAGTGTGTTATTAGTAGTACCCTTAGCATTACATAGTAACCGTGTATGGTTATTTATGCTTATTAGGGTTTGTTTGGTAGAGTTCTTCGAACAACTTCTAGGCTAAATCTAGGAGGAACTCTGCCAAACAGTTATGTATTGACAAATGATTTTATATATGATGATTCTATGAAGTGATTCTCTAAAATAAACTAGTGGGCTGAAGCTGACAAAAGTAGCTTCTCCCGATTCACTCCACATATAGAGACACCCTATGCATAGAGTTTATCCTAAAGAATCATTTTTCAGAGAATCATTTTTCAGTGAAAGAATCACTTCTATCAAAAAATCAGCTTCCACATAAAATTCAAAGCAAGAGGAGCTCTAACAACAAACCCTTATAATCGACTTAGTTTATAATCAATGTGGTTTTTCGATTTCCAATTTTGTTAGTTCAAAGTCCTGAGCGGTCATTAGAATATGAttataagaagaaaaaaaaacacggCCATAGCCTATTTGGAGATAGAAAATCTGATAGAACCGTTAGATCCGACATGAACATCGCTAATGACATGTCAGTGGCAAAAATACACATGCTAAAGGGGAGTGGAGGAGTGACCATTTAATATTTATCATGGTGCAAAGAGCCATGCACAATATATACTCCATCCAGTAAAAAATAGGACAAGCAAAATAAACTAATGAATGGAGCTTGGAGGCAGTGGCATAGCTAGGATTTATAGTTAAGGTATGCATCCTTAAGTGAAGATGATCCATCTTAGATGTAAAGCCAAATTACAGGATAGTCCATGTGCAATCTTTATAATTTTAATTAACTTATCTACTACAGGTTAACCTTGAATTAAACTTTAGGGTGGTTCACGGCACACAGTGCCACCATTCTGGCTCCACCTATGTCAGGAGGAAGTATATATTTTCTATACCAATAAGTCTCCCTCATACGCTTCCTAGCTAATGTAATAATGTTTTTTATTCACACAATATGATAATGTATATAGGGTACACAATTGGTGTCACACGAGTAAACAAGAAATAAAAAATGTTgctttcatttttttttaaaactaagaGTTGCAATAATATTAGTTAGTGAGAGCACCACTATATTAGAGTTGCTCCAAATCTTTACATCGAACAAAATAAAGAAGTCGACCTTGCGCGATTTTGTCTTTGTATATGCCCCACACACATGGTAGGATTAGTACTACTTTTCATTGCTTCTCCTTTAATTTGGCGCTAGAAACAAGCAAGTTATCCACCTTTAGTTTGTACTACTAAGTGTGTCCATTCTCCGTCCCTTTTTGACCATGCTAGAAAAACAAATAGGCGCGCGGTTCAATATGTAAATATTGTTCTATAAAAATTAAATCTATGATATTTGCTGAGGGATATGGGCACTTTACCATCTTAAAACTATAAGGACCTACATGTTTCTTACTAACTATCATTAGAAACC encodes:
- the LOC136471194 gene encoding myb family transcription factor IPN2-like, producing MFPSKKATSSAAAAAAAAVSSNDRQAMCVQGDSGSGLVLTTDPKPRLRWTVELHERFVDAVTQLGGPDKATPKTIMRVMGVKGLTLYHLKSHLQKFRLGKQPHKDFNEHSVKDAAAAMEMQRNAASSSGMMGRSMNDRSVHMNEAIRMQMEVQRRLHEQLEVQRHLQMRIEAQGKYMQSILEKAYQTIAAGDVAACPAAGYKSLLGNHHQAMLDVCSLKDMGPSMGFPSLQDLHMYGGGHLDLQQQMERPMEAFFASCDIGSLAKKRPISPYADGKSPMMWGDDEDGKGIVDQLQMAPQMMDAAGIDVMDSIADVYGDAKPMMSGDSTGSKGGFDVKLERPSPRRPHMGGSPSVIGGGQQTRNLSYG